The following DNA comes from Chryseobacterium gallinarum.
GAACAAAACCGGTGGAACGGTTCCTTTTTCTATGATCCATTTTCCAGTGAGTGTGGTTCTCAGGCAATAAAAATAACTTTTTAATTTAACTTCATCACTTCTGCAGGCTTCAAGGTATTTTTTACTCATGCTTAAATAATGATAGGAAACGGCTATCGGAGAAAAGCAGGCATCAGCCAATGGCCTGAAAAGCGCTGTGAATTTTGTGTTTTCCTTGTATACGACAGGAGAATAAAACCAACTCAATAAGGCTGCGTTCGATTTCAGTAAAAGATGAAAAGTCTTGCGGAGATCCCATCCCGAACCATCCAGATCATCTTCCGTTATGAATTCTATCGTTTCATCTTTATCCCATGGGGAAAGATACCAGTCTTTTTCATGCCGGTATATGGACCGTATATCATAATCGCTGTCAGGAGAAGCAAAACCCCACGCCCTGCTCCCGGATTCAACGGCAAGAAGTACTTCTACTCCCCGTATTTCTTCTACTTCTTTTATCTTTTTCAGTATTGTTGGTGACATTGTTTTTTTTATTGATAATGCAAAGTAATGATGAAAGTGCGCGATGTTTTTGCGTAGATTTTATATTTTGTAAGGTCTGAAAGTTCCAGAGGTAAGAGGTAGCATTGCAATATTGTATTTTAAGCTTCAGGTCTCTCGTTTATGATTATCTATCTATTCCCTTCATATTTTCCATGAATCCTTTGTATGAAAATCCCTATTTCACTAATATTGCACTTTCTCTATCCACATAACTATTTTACATTCATGTTATCATCAGAATTACAGCACAAAATTGATTTCAAAACAAAACCTTTAGGAGCATTGGGACAGCTTGAATATCTGGCCCACAAAATCGGAATGGTTCAGAAGACCACTTCACCCGGATTGGTAAAACCCCATATGGTTGTTTTTGCAGCCGACCATGGAATTGCTACAGCGGGAGTGAGTGCCTATCCGCAGGAAGTAACATACCAGATGGTGATGAATTTTTTGAGTGGTGGAGCAGCGATTAATGTTTTCTGTAAACAAAACGGTATTGAAATTACAATTGTAGATGCCGGAGTTAATTTTGATTTTCCTCAGGGACTGCCTTTACAAGATAAAAAAGTAAGAAAATCCAGTCGTAACATTCTAGAAGAACCTGCCATGACTTCTGAAGAATATCTTCAGTCCCTTGAAAATGGCCGGCAGGTAGTGAGAGAAATTGCAGGAAGTGGTTGTAATATTATTGGCTTTGGAGAGATGGGGATCGGGAATACTTCCGCTTCTTCACTGATGATGAGTCAATTGTTTAACCTGCCTATAGTGAGCTGTATCGGGCGTGGTACCGGGTTGAATGATGATCAGTTACAGAATAAAATCAATATTTTAACGGCGGCGATAGAAAAGTATCCGGATCTAGCAGCTCCAGATGAAATTGCCAGGACTTTTGGCGGGCTTGAAATTGCCCAGATGATCGGTGCAATGGAAGAGGCCTTTCATCAGGATATGCTGATAATGGTAGACGGTTTTATTGCAACCATTGCGATTGCTACTGCATGGAAAAAGAATTCTCAAATCCTTAATAACTGTATTTTCTGCCATGTAAGCGATGAAAATGCCCATCTTCAGCTGATAGAACTGCTGGGACAGAAAGCTTTACTCAATCTGAATTTGCGTTTGGGAGAAGGAACAGGCTGTGCACTGGCGTATCCGTTACTTCAAAGTGCTGTTAATTTCCTGAATGAAATGTCAAGTTTTGAAGATGCCCATGTTTCAAATAAAGAATAGATGAAAACCATAAAGAATGAATTGATTTACTTTGCGACAGCATTAATGTTTTTCACCAGAATTCCGGTTCCGTTTACCATTCCGTATTCCGGTGAAATCATGAATAAATCTCAAAAATATTTTGCCTGGGTCGGATTATTGGTCGGATTGATCAATGCGGTATTTCTTTATCTTTTTACGCAGCTTTTTAACCTGGAAATAGGGATTGTGCTAATGATGATTAGTAGTGTTTTACTGACGGGGGCATTCCACGAAGATGGCTTCACAGATATGTGCGACAGCTTTGGAGGCGGATACGGGAAAGAAAAAATTCTTACCATTATGAAAGATAGCAGGGTAGGAGCTTACGGAACCATTGGAATTATCCTGTTGTTTGCTTTGAAATTTTTCAGTATTCAGGCTCTGGGAACGGTTGATCTGATGAAGACTCTGTCAATTGTTATCCTGGCACATACTTCAAGCCGTTTTATTTCAGGAACGATGATTTATACCCACCAGTATGTGACGGATATAGATGTCAGCAAATCAAAACCTTTGGCGAATAAACCATTGGATGGGATGGCATTACTGGTTGGCTTTATCAGTGTTTTAATTTCTTTTGTCCTGATCCCTGACTGGCGCTTGGTGCTGGCTTTCGCACTCGCTTATTTGGGGAAGATGAGCATGGGCTGGTATTTTAAAAAGCATATCGGTGGCTATACCGGAGACTGCCTGGGGTCGGTACAGCAGGTGTGCGAAGTTTTATTTTATCTCGGAACAATTATCGCATGGAAATTCATCTGATTCGGCATACAGCTGTAGATAATCCTGAAAACCTCTGTTATGGTTTTGCTGAAATGCCTTTGCGTGGAAACTATACTAAAGATTGTGAAAAGCTTGACCTGGATGAAGAGTTTGATCTTGTCATTTCAAGTCCTTCGCTGCGGTGCCGCCTTCTTGCTGATTATTTCAAATTTGATTATACGACAGATGCTCGGTTGAGGGAGATGAACTTCGGAAACTGGGAGCTGAAAAAATGGACTGAAATCCCTGAAGAAGAAATCAATCCCTGGTATCAGGACTTTGTTAATGTAAAAGCTTCGGGAGGAGAAAATTTGCTTGAAATGCAGACCCGTGTGCTTAGCTTTTGGAATGAATTGATTAAGAAAAAGAATACCGGGAAAGTCCTGATTATTACCCATGCAGGGGCCATCCGCCTGATACTTCAGTCAATTTTGCAATTTCCGCTCGAAAATATGTTCAGCATACAGATTGATTATGGAAAGAAGGTAATTATTAAAGCAGAAGGATCGTTATTTTCAGTTTATAAAGTAAATAGTTAGACTGTTCAACACTTAAAATAAAAAACCACCGGCATACCGGCGGTTTCATAATATAAAGTATTTTTAGAACCTTCTGAAAGGCCTTACCCTGACCATGTTGTAATCTTTGGAATAATTCCAGATATGGCCCACATACCCATCCAGAATTCTGGCTTCATTGATGCCCGGCATTTCTGTAGAGCTCCAGTAGTATTTTTGTGACACATCATTCCATGGATTTGATGCAATATTGTAGACGTTTTTGGAACTTTTATAGAATGCCATTAATTCCTCTTCTGATGGCAAGAACCAGCCTGTGAGGCCGTTTATAGTATAATTAGCACATAACCTTGCCGCGCAGTTTGCATCTGAACACTGGGAAATAATTCTTGCTGTATTAGCAGGACCTGATCCCATTACTGCCTGGGTCTGATTAACAACATCAAACGGGCACCCCCATTTGATTTTATCTGATCCGTTATAAGTGAGATTGGCAGGAGCAGCCTCAAGATATCTCCATCCATCTGTAAATTCTCCTTTGTCATAAAAAACATATCCACCCGAAGCTCCTATGGCTCCTGCAGTTTTAAATGTTTTTTCAGGTGAATAATATACCTGCGCTCCCTCTTTTACATAAGATTTTACGTAATAGGTAGTGTTGGGCTGTAATGCTGTCGCTTCCAGTTCATATGCCGAATACGTATTCGGATTTGATATTTTAATGGTTTGTCCGTTTGTGATATCTACGCCGGCACTGGTTCTGTAGCAGAATCCTTTTTCATCAGGAAGGAAAGCTTCAAGATAATGTACGGCAATATTTTCTGTAACCAGGGTAGCAGAGGTTGTGTACACGTTTTTGGCCATTTTAAATGTAATGTCCATTTTTGCAGGTGTAACAAACGATACATTATCTCCGTAAATAACATCTCCATTATAAGCCTGAACATAAGCCCTTACATAATACGTAGTTGATTTGTCAAAATCTGTACTGTATGTTGCCATAAGAAGATAATCTCCTGTAGTATTGGTATACTCCTCAATATATTTGGAATTACCAATGGTAGGGTTGATATTCTTACTCCAGCAAAACCCGCGTTTTGAATATCCGGATCCGGCAGAAGTGACTGTTCCTGTAAATTTAAATTCTGCGTTGGCGATAATAGGAGTACCCGTTACAACTTTTGGCGCTGCATTGACATTGTTGTTGGTACCATTGTCATTATCTCTGTTGCCGTCCGAACCGCATGAAGCGAGTGTAAGAACTGATAGAAATATGAAAAATATTTTCTTCATGATTAAAGTTTTTAGTTTTATAAATAAGGTCGGCAAATATAAAGAAAAAGATCATTACTTTTTTAAATATTTGATAGACTTATTATTAGATTTGCTGAAATACCGGAGATCATAAAATAAAAACGCCATTCAATTGAATTAAATGGCGGGATACTATTTGAAAAATCCTGGTAAAACTATTCCTTTTACCTATAATTTTTAATAACTCAGCAGGTTTTCAGGAGCCTGCAAGGTTCATATAAAATCAGAATTATATTATGCTTTTCTATATTTCTTCTTTTTCTTCCATGGTGCGTTTTTCTGAACATCACCAGCCATAATGCATCCGTAAGGCATTACTTCATCCAGGACTTCACACAATCCGTATTCCTCAATCTGTGCTCTTACGTTTTTTGCGCTTTTATAAGCACTCGGCAGTTCGGAAATATCAATTTCATTGGAATAGAAACGGATATCAAGTCCTTGCGTTTCTTCATTGAAGATTTCCTCAGTCGTTTTATGAGCCAGTGACTTCTTATGCTGGCTTCTGCTGAAATTTCTTCCAGCACCATGGGGAGCAAATCCAAGGTTTCTCTCATTGGTTGTCCCCCGGACAATTAATACCGGTTCTGCCATATTCAATGGAATCAATCTAGGCCCTGTAATATCAGGCATAAACTTATCATCCAGCGGAGTAGCTCCTTTAGCGTGATAAAACAAATCCCCGTCTTTGAAAACAAAGTTATGTTCATTCCAATACCTGTTTTCTTTTACCATATCAAGCCTGGTCAGCACGGCATCATGAATAGAAGTATGATTCTCTTTGGTCCATTTTCTTATCAGCTGAAGGGCCTCCCAATAGGATTGTCCCTCTTCCGTATCATAAGGAATCCAGGCATTTTCTTTCAGGGTTTCCGGAGAAATATCTCTCCTGAAACGGTTTGCAACTTTCATCCCTTTATCATAAAGAGCTGCACCCGGAGCTCTGGAACCATGATGGGTAACCAGCATGGTATTTCCTGTGTTTCTGGAAATCCCTACAAACAGGAAATGATTCCCGTCTCCCTGTGTTCCCATATGTGAACGCGCAATACTGATCAGCTTTTCATCATTTAAAAAATCATTTTTCCTGAAGGCATCCATAAGCTCCTGAGACATTGGCATCTGTTCACCTCTTGGTCTTCCGCCGTATCCGAAATGAGTC
Coding sequences within:
- a CDS encoding nucleotidyltransferase domain-containing protein, producing MSPTILKKIKEVEEIRGVEVLLAVESGSRAWGFASPDSDYDIRSIYRHEKDWYLSPWDKDETIEFITEDDLDGSGWDLRKTFHLLLKSNAALLSWFYSPVVYKENTKFTALFRPLADACFSPIAVSYHYLSMSKKYLEACRSDEVKLKSYFYCLRTTLTGKWIIEKGTVPPVLFSDLLVLTDDTIRRKIEDLVALKATKGESYYHPNDWALFGFLEKTIAENEKKSKGLPGGKADKAEMERVFREILEKC
- the cobT gene encoding nicotinate-nucleotide--dimethylbenzimidazole phosphoribosyltransferase: MLSSELQHKIDFKTKPLGALGQLEYLAHKIGMVQKTTSPGLVKPHMVVFAADHGIATAGVSAYPQEVTYQMVMNFLSGGAAINVFCKQNGIEITIVDAGVNFDFPQGLPLQDKKVRKSSRNILEEPAMTSEEYLQSLENGRQVVREIAGSGCNIIGFGEMGIGNTSASSLMMSQLFNLPIVSCIGRGTGLNDDQLQNKINILTAAIEKYPDLAAPDEIARTFGGLEIAQMIGAMEEAFHQDMLIMVDGFIATIAIATAWKKNSQILNNCIFCHVSDENAHLQLIELLGQKALLNLNLRLGEGTGCALAYPLLQSAVNFLNEMSSFEDAHVSNKE
- a CDS encoding adenosylcobinamide-GDP ribazoletransferase gives rise to the protein MKTIKNELIYFATALMFFTRIPVPFTIPYSGEIMNKSQKYFAWVGLLVGLINAVFLYLFTQLFNLEIGIVLMMISSVLLTGAFHEDGFTDMCDSFGGGYGKEKILTIMKDSRVGAYGTIGIILLFALKFFSIQALGTVDLMKTLSIVILAHTSSRFISGTMIYTHQYVTDIDVSKSKPLANKPLDGMALLVGFISVLISFVLIPDWRLVLAFALAYLGKMSMGWYFKKHIGGYTGDCLGSVQQVCEVLFYLGTIIAWKFI
- the cobC gene encoding alpha-ribazole phosphatase family protein, with translation MEIHLIRHTAVDNPENLCYGFAEMPLRGNYTKDCEKLDLDEEFDLVISSPSLRCRLLADYFKFDYTTDARLREMNFGNWELKKWTEIPEEEINPWYQDFVNVKASGGENLLEMQTRVLSFWNELIKKKNTGKVLIITHAGAIRLILQSILQFPLENMFSIQIDYGKKVIIKAEGSLFSVYKVNS
- a CDS encoding RtcB family protein; this encodes MEFNGNHLIELGYRPDKWFKDAITYINENNLDEIQVKEYLEQFRQPELIPLHETAKDFVINIRAEHESEHDNVEKVIKTMEVLMKTPTLMGGAVMPDACPTGPEGQIPVGGVVIAKNAIHPGFHSADICCSVMLTDFGKADPKDVLDAAHSVTHFGYGGRPRGEQMPMSQELMDAFRKNDFLNDEKLISIARSHMGTQGDGNHFLFVGISRNTGNTMLVTHHGSRAPGAALYDKGMKVANRFRRDISPETLKENAWIPYDTEEGQSYWEALQLIRKWTKENHTSIHDAVLTRLDMVKENRYWNEHNFVFKDGDLFYHAKGATPLDDKFMPDITGPRLIPLNMAEPVLIVRGTTNERNLGFAPHGAGRNFSRSQHKKSLAHKTTEEIFNEETQGLDIRFYSNEIDISELPSAYKSAKNVRAQIEEYGLCEVLDEVMPYGCIMAGDVQKNAPWKKKKKYRKA